The following proteins are co-located in the Tautonia marina genome:
- a CDS encoding DUF1049 domain-containing protein: protein MTSPYKRRKPSLIRNFWLYRYVIAIAFVLGVLLWFVVSNNARVEVSFPFGMGSLSSSTGIIILLSAMAGSLLTMLAMGVLYALRRLKAGVESAEFEKDSVTFDDELPPSDYASKAPEGFDQSSWSDRS, encoded by the coding sequence ATGACCTCGCCGTACAAACGTCGCAAGCCGTCGCTTATCCGCAACTTCTGGCTCTATCGCTACGTGATTGCCATTGCGTTTGTGCTGGGCGTCTTGCTCTGGTTCGTGGTCAGCAACAACGCCCGCGTCGAGGTTTCGTTTCCGTTTGGAATGGGATCGCTGAGTAGTTCGACCGGAATCATTATTCTGCTCAGCGCGATGGCAGGGTCTCTGCTGACCATGCTGGCGATGGGTGTGCTGTATGCGCTCAGACGTCTCAAGGCAGGGGTGGAGTCGGCCGAATTTGAGAAAGACAGCGTGACGTTCGATGACGAGCTTCCTCCTTCGGATTATGCCTCGAAGGCTCCCGAGGGGTTCGATCAGTCGTCCTGGTCGGATCGAAGCTAG
- the hisH gene encoding imidazole glycerol phosphate synthase subunit HisH: MIAIIDYGMGNLRSVQKAIEAVGHEAVVSSDPDVVGKADKVILPGVGAFEDAMAELNRTGLGEAFRDRVASGAPALGVCLGLQLLFDESFEDGHHQGLGLVAGKVVRFEPKPGLKVPHMGWNTLRVLRPAPLLKGLPEEPSVYFVHSYYVVPDDPSVVAAEADYPTPFTAMIWKDNLMACQFHPEKSQTLGLAMYRNFAEL; this comes from the coding sequence ATGATCGCGATTATCGACTACGGAATGGGCAACCTGCGGAGCGTGCAGAAAGCGATCGAGGCCGTCGGGCATGAGGCCGTCGTGTCGAGCGATCCGGACGTTGTGGGCAAAGCCGACAAGGTGATCTTGCCGGGTGTTGGCGCGTTCGAAGACGCCATGGCCGAGCTGAACCGGACCGGCCTGGGAGAAGCCTTCCGCGATCGAGTTGCGTCGGGAGCGCCCGCGCTGGGAGTATGCCTCGGCTTGCAACTGCTCTTCGACGAGAGCTTCGAGGACGGTCACCATCAGGGGCTCGGTCTGGTCGCGGGAAAGGTGGTGCGGTTTGAACCAAAACCGGGCCTGAAGGTGCCGCACATGGGCTGGAACACCTTGCGGGTGCTTCGGCCCGCCCCCTTGTTGAAGGGGTTGCCGGAGGAGCCCTCGGTCTACTTCGTGCATTCCTACTACGTCGTTCCCGACGATCCGAGCGTCGTGGCAGCCGAGGCCGACTATCCGACCCCGTTTACGGCGATGATCTGGAAAGACAACCTGATGGCCTGCCAGTTTCATCCGGAAAAGAGTCAGACCCTCGGGCTGGCGATGTACCGGAACTTCGCCGAGCTGTAA
- a CDS encoding shikimate kinase, whose protein sequence is MAGASEQRDEPRGIALVGYRATGKSTVGRIVADRLGWEFEDADEVLERRIGQSIASLFAEQGEGAFRDLEQATLADLTTRSGLVLASGGGAVLREANRTALRRFGFVVWLSARPETLVDRLRRDPANRPALTAAGLLDEVATLLRQREDHYRSVADARIEVDEHSAEQVAEAVLASWSRHDPKRDSLITPQDPTP, encoded by the coding sequence ATGGCAGGAGCGTCGGAGCAGCGAGACGAACCGCGAGGGATCGCCCTGGTCGGCTACCGGGCGACCGGGAAATCGACGGTGGGGCGGATCGTTGCGGATCGGCTCGGTTGGGAGTTCGAGGACGCCGACGAGGTCCTGGAGCGCCGGATTGGCCAATCCATCGCCAGCCTGTTCGCCGAGCAAGGGGAAGGGGCCTTCCGCGACCTGGAGCAAGCCACGCTGGCCGACCTGACCACGCGATCGGGCCTGGTGCTGGCCTCGGGGGGCGGGGCGGTCTTGCGAGAGGCCAATCGAACCGCCTTGCGGCGATTCGGGTTCGTCGTCTGGCTGTCGGCCCGGCCGGAAACACTCGTCGATCGGCTGAGGCGCGATCCTGCCAACCGGCCGGCATTAACCGCCGCCGGGCTCCTTGACGAGGTGGCCACGCTGCTTCGGCAGCGCGAGGACCATTACCGGTCGGTGGCCGACGCAAGAATCGAGGTGGATGAACACTCGGCCGAGCAGGTGGCCGAGGCTGTGCTGGCGTCGTGGTCGCGCCACGATCCGAAACGCGATTCCCTGATCACTCCGCAGGACCCCACACCGTGA
- the hisA gene encoding 1-(5-phosphoribosyl)-5-[(5-phosphoribosylamino)methylideneamino]imidazole-4-carboxamide isomerase: MQVIPAIDLRGGRCVRLVQGDYDRETVFGEDPAAMAEHWVAEGATRLHLVDLDGAKLGRPANVESVRAILDRVDVPCQLGGGVRDEATLTAWLDAGLERVIVGTQALKDPAWFATMAERFPGRLILGLDAKDGRVATAGWLDVSSVEATSLAEGFDALPLAAIIYTDIARDGMLEGPNLEATGALADRLKTPVIASGGVSTLEDLERLATLPVAGVIVGRALYDGRFRLCEARERAGDRS, encoded by the coding sequence ATGCAAGTCATCCCGGCCATTGATTTGAGAGGGGGCCGTTGCGTCCGCCTCGTTCAGGGAGATTACGACCGGGAGACGGTCTTCGGGGAAGATCCGGCGGCAATGGCCGAGCACTGGGTCGCCGAAGGGGCCACCCGGCTGCACCTGGTTGACCTCGACGGCGCGAAACTGGGCCGTCCGGCAAACGTGGAGAGTGTCCGGGCGATCCTTGATCGCGTCGATGTCCCGTGTCAGTTGGGTGGCGGCGTCCGAGACGAAGCGACCCTGACGGCCTGGCTCGATGCCGGGCTGGAACGGGTGATCGTCGGCACGCAAGCCCTGAAAGACCCGGCCTGGTTCGCAACGATGGCCGAACGGTTCCCCGGCCGCCTGATCCTCGGCCTCGACGCCAAGGATGGGCGGGTGGCGACCGCCGGCTGGCTCGACGTGTCCTCGGTGGAGGCGACGAGCCTGGCCGAGGGTTTCGATGCGCTGCCATTGGCCGCGATCATCTACACCGACATCGCTCGTGACGGCATGCTCGAAGGGCCGAACCTTGAGGCCACCGGAGCGCTTGCCGATCGCCTGAAGACGCCGGTGATTGCCTCTGGGGGCGTGAGCACTCTGGAGGATCTGGAACGCCTGGCGACCCTGCCCGTGGCGGGCGTGATCGTCGGGCGGGCCTTGTACGACGGTCGTTTCCGGCTGTGCGAAGCTCGGGAACGTGCCGGCGACCGCTCTTAA
- a CDS encoding putative bifunctional diguanylate cyclase/phosphodiesterase — protein MSGTHHPDDIPGPFPTISPARRSNRVRWSDSLSDPCDGSLLCRLTFFLSSLSPSWQGLIAGLCFLVISIGCAWTCYATARDAFQRSVNTNLLSIARIAKQQIDPRVHATLIHPEQHKSPEYLALVKPLRAMVTSAQDVRSIYTMRPSPEGFRFVLDSGDPQVRNPNGLPDQATLGTLYPEAPPDLLQRIQAYDCYVSPEPRSDPWGTFISVWIPIRNQGRLEAVLGVDMDIQELRAQSAAIWNAQLIACIMATIASVLIGVWVYLYVKTKRTYVDQLAQSEHRYALAVDGSNEGIWDWDLRSDSIYLSEQLRWMIGAERNQAIVTSVRERFRQGIHPDDLARVEEATDKHLRDRVPYDIEFRLWTASGSYRWFRSRGQAVWDDHGTPIRFAGSIGDVHDRVRLQRQLHRAARRDRLTRLPNRSALLSQVRKVIQTHQERPDHHYALLFLDFDRFKIVNDSLGHEVGDALLKAIAARLRENLRDTDGVLRASCSSSTAARIGGDEFVVLLEGLQHPDDAILVARRLLKALAKPYTIKSYRVLSTASIGIVLGDDQYQAAEDLLRDADTAMYEAKTSCRGSLAVFDETMRRRVKRRMQLEQGLREAIPADQLDLVYQPIVCLQTGRVLSFEVLSRWEHPELGPISPKEFIPMAEECGLIVAMGERMIERSFRQLARWRMENPDLSIPGVSVNLARQHLLVPDLVCRLLNTTKAAGLLPSDIHIEITEGAVMHDLQAARSTLNELRAAGFSLAIDDFGTGYSSLACLHEFPFDLLKIDQSFIRDLGISARQTAIVRTVTSLAETLGFRVVAEGIETADQLAMLQQFGCDCGQGYFFARPTPAETLPLRDCLSLEGIDQPETILS, from the coding sequence GTGAGTGGAACGCATCACCCCGATGACATACCCGGCCCGTTCCCGACGATTTCCCCGGCTCGGCGCTCGAATCGGGTCCGGTGGAGCGATTCCCTCAGCGACCCCTGCGACGGCAGCCTGCTGTGCCGGCTCACGTTCTTCCTGTCCAGCCTCTCGCCGAGCTGGCAAGGGCTCATCGCTGGTCTCTGCTTCCTGGTGATCTCGATCGGCTGTGCCTGGACGTGCTACGCCACCGCGCGAGACGCGTTCCAACGTTCGGTGAATACGAACCTTCTGTCCATTGCCCGCATTGCCAAGCAGCAGATCGACCCTCGGGTCCACGCAACGCTGATCCATCCCGAACAGCACAAGAGCCCGGAATACCTTGCTCTGGTCAAACCGCTCCGAGCCATGGTCACCTCGGCGCAGGATGTCCGCTCCATCTACACCATGCGCCCTTCTCCCGAAGGGTTTCGCTTTGTGCTCGACTCGGGAGATCCCCAGGTTCGTAACCCGAACGGGCTCCCGGACCAGGCCACGCTCGGCACGCTCTACCCCGAAGCCCCTCCCGATCTCCTGCAACGCATTCAGGCGTACGATTGCTATGTCAGTCCCGAGCCAAGATCCGACCCCTGGGGCACCTTCATCTCGGTCTGGATTCCGATTCGAAATCAAGGGCGGCTGGAAGCGGTCCTCGGCGTCGACATGGACATTCAGGAGCTTCGCGCTCAATCGGCCGCCATCTGGAACGCCCAGTTGATCGCCTGCATCATGGCCACCATCGCCAGTGTCCTGATCGGTGTCTGGGTTTATCTCTACGTGAAAACCAAGCGGACCTATGTTGATCAACTGGCCCAGAGCGAACATCGCTACGCCTTGGCCGTCGACGGTTCGAACGAGGGAATCTGGGATTGGGACCTCCGCTCCGATTCGATCTACCTCTCCGAGCAACTGCGATGGATGATCGGAGCTGAACGAAATCAGGCGATCGTGACCTCGGTCCGCGAGCGATTCCGCCAGGGAATTCATCCCGACGATCTCGCCCGAGTGGAGGAGGCGACCGATAAGCACCTTCGCGATCGTGTTCCTTACGACATCGAGTTTCGCCTCTGGACGGCGTCGGGCTCCTATCGCTGGTTCCGATCACGAGGCCAGGCCGTCTGGGACGATCACGGAACCCCCATTCGCTTTGCCGGGTCGATCGGCGATGTCCATGATCGGGTCCGGCTTCAGCGACAGCTCCACCGGGCCGCCCGGCGAGACCGACTGACTCGCCTGCCGAATCGCTCCGCCCTGCTCTCCCAGGTCCGCAAGGTCATCCAGACGCACCAAGAGCGTCCCGACCATCACTACGCGCTGCTCTTTCTCGACTTCGATCGCTTCAAGATCGTCAACGACAGCCTTGGCCACGAGGTCGGCGATGCCTTGCTCAAGGCCATTGCCGCTCGGCTTCGGGAAAACCTGCGAGACACGGACGGGGTCTTGCGTGCCTCCTGTTCCTCGAGCACGGCGGCTCGCATCGGCGGAGATGAATTCGTGGTCTTGCTCGAAGGGCTTCAGCACCCCGATGACGCAATCCTCGTGGCCCGTCGCCTCCTCAAAGCGTTGGCAAAACCCTACACGATCAAGTCGTACCGCGTCCTCTCGACCGCGAGCATCGGCATTGTCCTGGGGGATGATCAGTACCAGGCGGCCGAAGACCTCCTTCGAGATGCCGATACCGCCATGTACGAGGCCAAGACCTCCTGCCGAGGCAGTCTCGCCGTCTTCGATGAAACCATGCGACGCCGTGTCAAGCGGCGGATGCAACTGGAGCAAGGGTTGCGCGAGGCGATTCCCGCCGATCAGCTCGATCTGGTCTACCAGCCGATCGTCTGCCTCCAGACCGGACGGGTCCTCAGCTTCGAGGTCCTTTCCCGATGGGAGCACCCCGAGCTCGGACCGATTTCGCCGAAAGAGTTCATCCCCATGGCCGAGGAATGCGGCCTGATCGTCGCGATGGGAGAGCGAATGATCGAGCGATCGTTCCGGCAGCTCGCCCGCTGGAGGATGGAAAACCCGGACCTGTCCATCCCCGGCGTCAGTGTGAACCTGGCCCGACAGCACCTTCTCGTGCCCGACCTGGTCTGCCGGCTTCTGAACACGACCAAGGCCGCCGGCCTCCTTCCCTCGGACATCCACATCGAGATCACCGAAGGGGCCGTCATGCACGACCTGCAAGCCGCCCGATCCACCCTCAACGAACTCCGAGCCGCCGGCTTTTCCCTGGCCATCGACGACTTCGGCACCGGCTATTCCTCGCTCGCCTGCCTCCACGAGTTCCCCTTCGACCTGTTGAAGATCGACCAGTCCTTCATTCGAGACCTCGGCATCTCAGCCCGGCAAACCGCCATCGTCCGGACCGTCACCTCGCTGGCCGAGACCCTCGGCTTTCGGGTCGTGGCCGAGGGGATCGAGACGGCCGACCAACTCGCCATGCTTCAGCAGTTCGGGTGCGATTGTGGACAGGGCTATTTCTTCGCCCGTCCCACACCCGCAGAAACCCTCCCCCTGCGCGATTGCCTTTCGCTCGAAGGGATCGACCAACCCGAAACGATCCTCTCCTGA
- a CDS encoding prepilin peptidase, with product MFHAIMLPLTFLIGALVGSFANVCIYRLPWEKSVIWPPSCCPACLGWIRASDNVPIVSALWLKRTCRSCGIAYSGRYLGIELLVAVLFAGIYALELMVEPQFLRDSELMERLARVAYHATLATFLVVATFIDYDYEIIPDSVTMTGMVIGLGFGTMMPGIRPVPAGAETPLGGLGVGLLGLVVGAGVIYAVRVLGWVLFRKEAMGLGDVTLVAMIGSFLGWQVTPLTLFLGAILGLVHGVIRLVTILGDRLAGRSPRSSAIPFGPYLSLAALILMLGWRWLWPGWLAELFEVYGEVARFLLGALLGRMVGG from the coding sequence ATGTTTCACGCGATCATGCTCCCCCTGACATTCCTCATCGGGGCCCTGGTCGGCAGCTTCGCGAATGTCTGTATCTACCGCCTCCCCTGGGAAAAGAGTGTCATCTGGCCCCCGTCCTGCTGCCCGGCGTGCCTGGGGTGGATTCGGGCCAGTGACAACGTGCCGATTGTCAGTGCCCTGTGGTTAAAACGAACGTGCCGATCGTGCGGGATCGCGTATTCCGGGCGTTATCTGGGCATTGAGCTGCTGGTCGCGGTGCTGTTCGCGGGGATTTATGCGCTAGAGCTGATGGTAGAGCCGCAGTTCCTGCGCGATTCGGAATTGATGGAGCGGCTGGCCCGCGTGGCCTATCACGCCACCCTGGCAACCTTCCTGGTCGTGGCGACCTTCATCGACTACGACTACGAGATCATTCCCGACTCGGTCACGATGACCGGCATGGTGATTGGGCTCGGATTCGGCACGATGATGCCCGGCATCCGACCGGTTCCCGCCGGAGCCGAGACGCCGCTTGGCGGGCTCGGGGTGGGGCTCCTTGGCCTGGTGGTTGGGGCAGGGGTGATCTACGCCGTCCGGGTGCTGGGCTGGGTCCTGTTCCGCAAGGAGGCAATGGGGCTGGGAGACGTGACGCTGGTGGCGATGATCGGCAGCTTCCTCGGCTGGCAAGTCACACCGCTGACCTTGTTCCTGGGGGCAATTCTCGGCCTGGTCCACGGGGTGATCCGGCTCGTTACGATTCTCGGAGATCGCCTGGCGGGCCGGTCGCCTCGGTCGTCGGCCATTCCGTTCGGGCCTTATCTGAGCCTGGCGGCCTTGATCCTGATGCTTGGCTGGCGATGGCTCTGGCCGGGATGGCTGGCCGAGCTGTTCGAGGTTTATGGCGAGGTGGCGCGCTTCCTGCTCGGGGCGTTGCTCGGTCGGATGGTCGGGGGCTGA